Proteins found in one Drosophila busckii strain San Diego stock center, stock number 13000-0081.31 chromosome 2R, ASM1175060v1, whole genome shotgun sequence genomic segment:
- the LOC108595627 gene encoding trihydrophobin-like isoform X1 — protein MLIWNLALSCCLLSALCMQQALGASKKERRQEKRLGELGGSRFCGARQQCVPVKYCQTTSATRFHCENENYICCRKLRAMPPIQNSIENQEDNQAGNQAGKEAGNQGGNQAGNQGGNQAGNQAGNQAGNQAGNQGGYPGGGLGGNQGGNPKGPCGSFGCPPPGGPCGPYGCPPPGGPCGPYGCPRQTA, from the exons ATGCTGATTTGGAATTTGGCTCTTAGCTGTTGTCTGCTGAGTGCGCTATGCATGCAGCAGGCTCTGGGCGCTAGTAAGAAAGAGAGAAGGCAGGAGA AACGATTAGGAGAACTAGGAGGCTCTAGATTCTGTGGTGCCAGACAACAATGTGTGCCCGTCAAGTACTGCCAAACTACATCAGCCACACGATTCCACTGCGAAAACGAAAACTATATTTGCTGTCGCAAGC TGCGGGCTATGCCACCTATTCAGAACTCAATAGAGAACCAAGAAGACAACCAAGCAGGCAACCAAGCAGGCAAAGAAGCAGGCAACCAAGGAGGCAACCAAGCAGGCAACCAAGGAGGCAACCAAGCAGGCAACCAAGCAGGCAACCAAGCAGGCAACCAAGCAGGTAACCAAGGAGGGTATCCAGGAGGAGGTCTCGGAGGCAACCAAGGAGGGAACCCAAAAGGCCCGTGTGGTTCTTTTGGATGTCCACCACCAGGTGGTCCTTGTGGTCCTTATGGATGTCCACCACCAGGTGGTCCGTGTGGTCCTTATGGATGTCCACGTCAAACAGCTTGa
- the LOC108595627 gene encoding trihydrophobin-like isoform X2, with product MLIWNLALSCCLLSALCMQQALGASKKERRQERELGGSRFCGARQQCVPVKYCQTTSATRFHCENENYICCRKLRAMPPIQNSIENQEDNQAGNQAGKEAGNQGGNQAGNQGGNQAGNQAGNQAGNQAGNQGGYPGGGLGGNQGGNPKGPCGSFGCPPPGGPCGPYGCPPPGGPCGPYGCPRQTA from the exons ATGCTGATTTGGAATTTGGCTCTTAGCTGTTGTCTGCTGAGTGCGCTATGCATGCAGCAGGCTCTGGGCGCTAGTAAGAAAGAGAGAAGGCAGGAGA GAGAACTAGGAGGCTCTAGATTCTGTGGTGCCAGACAACAATGTGTGCCCGTCAAGTACTGCCAAACTACATCAGCCACACGATTCCACTGCGAAAACGAAAACTATATTTGCTGTCGCAAGC TGCGGGCTATGCCACCTATTCAGAACTCAATAGAGAACCAAGAAGACAACCAAGCAGGCAACCAAGCAGGCAAAGAAGCAGGCAACCAAGGAGGCAACCAAGCAGGCAACCAAGGAGGCAACCAAGCAGGCAACCAAGCAGGCAACCAAGCAGGCAACCAAGCAGGTAACCAAGGAGGGTATCCAGGAGGAGGTCTCGGAGGCAACCAAGGAGGGAACCCAAAAGGCCCGTGTGGTTCTTTTGGATGTCCACCACCAGGTGGTCCTTGTGGTCCTTATGGATGTCCACCACCAGGTGGTCCGTGTGGTCCTTATGGATGTCCACGTCAAACAGCTTGa